In the Corynebacterium gerontici genome, one interval contains:
- a CDS encoding pantoate--beta-alanine ligase — protein MFPFGEAKLFDESTIPKLGRAFAKQGRPVALVPLGADVHAGHIALIRAAKRLHRGVVVVVAERNHEVFAREGVDAVMIAPKLSQRTMIAVEGLEPDLSAEVTRRIQLINLVGPSDVFFGEKDFEALVRTQQAITDLRLNVKVHSVPTVRMPSGLAMSLRNASVPETDRERALALSAALLAGVHAAEGGHQAVLDATRAVLDAAGVQADYVELRGATMGQVPEEGDARLLIAATFGGVRLIDSAGVPIGVGFKNLD, from the coding sequence GTGTTTCCTTTCGGTGAGGCGAAACTTTTCGACGAATCCACGATCCCGAAGCTCGGCCGTGCCTTTGCCAAGCAGGGAAGGCCGGTTGCCCTGGTGCCTTTGGGGGCCGATGTGCATGCGGGCCATATTGCGCTGATCAGGGCAGCCAAGCGGCTGCACCGTGGCGTGGTTGTGGTGGTGGCTGAACGCAACCACGAGGTGTTTGCAAGAGAGGGCGTTGACGCTGTGATGATTGCACCGAAGCTATCGCAGCGCACGATGATCGCGGTTGAGGGTTTGGAACCTGATCTGTCTGCGGAAGTGACGCGCAGGATTCAGTTGATCAATTTGGTTGGCCCAAGTGATGTGTTTTTTGGTGAAAAAGATTTTGAGGCTCTGGTGCGCACTCAGCAGGCCATTACTGATCTGCGTCTGAACGTGAAGGTGCATTCGGTGCCCACCGTTCGCATGCCCAGTGGTTTGGCGATGAGCCTGCGCAACGCCTCGGTGCCTGAGACGGACCGTGAGCGTGCGCTGGCACTTTCTGCCGCGCTGTTGGCGGGTGTGCACGCCGCTGAAGGTGGGCACCAGGCTGTGCTTGATGCGACGCGCGCGGTGCTTGATGCCGCGGGCGTCCAGGCGGATTATGTTGAACTCCGGGGTGCCACGATGGGGCAGGTGCCTGAAGAAGGAGACGCCAGGTTGCTGATCGCCGCAACCTTCGGTGGGGTTCGGCTGATCGACAGCGCTGGCGTCCCGATTGGCGTGGGGTTCAAGAACCTCGACTAG
- the folB gene encoding dihydroneopterin aldolase — protein MADRIELRGLEAYGYHGVFEHERRQGQTFLADVTCWLDCRKAAAEDDLNLTVHYGELAEMAHEVLTGTPRDLIETVAAEIADKAMKMFPMLIACEVTIHKPQAPIPHTFADVAVVARRSRR, from the coding sequence ATGGCGGACCGCATTGAATTACGAGGCCTTGAGGCTTATGGATACCACGGGGTGTTTGAACATGAGCGTCGACAAGGCCAAACCTTTCTCGCGGATGTGACCTGCTGGCTGGACTGTCGAAAGGCCGCGGCCGAGGATGACTTGAATCTGACGGTGCACTACGGGGAATTGGCGGAAATGGCCCACGAAGTGCTCACAGGAACCCCGCGCGATTTGATCGAGACCGTCGCCGCAGAGATCGCGGATAAGGCGATGAAGATGTTTCCAATGTTGATCGCGTGCGAGGTCACTATTCACAAGCCACAGGCGCCCATTCCGCACACCTTCGCAGACGTCGCCGTGGTGGCAAGAAGAAGCAGGAGATAG
- a CDS encoding DUF6779 domain-containing protein, with the protein MNEKDNGQKVLIALVVLAMVASVVMMITGNLNALKLALLAALWAAALGFLLVVRYRQQAIAAREELARSRAQFEEELAYERELEQHREYEYYAEIRAQLDELRFQLEDLTGQLFDEPTMLEARATRVHELESSEEEEAESSSEPKEPETPGYPSTWATNPSGPVSAFLLPEEDNSETREFSIADIKKEAEPEEPEAPEEPAESEQRRFDTGSFTAVPWVQQTAPEPEQRHGRRRRDEHREAVSVEELLKRQRQ; encoded by the coding sequence ATGAATGAGAAGGACAACGGGCAAAAGGTTCTCATCGCCCTCGTGGTGCTCGCCATGGTCGCCAGTGTGGTGATGATGATTACGGGCAATTTGAATGCGCTGAAGTTGGCGCTGCTCGCCGCGTTATGGGCTGCTGCCTTGGGTTTTTTGCTCGTTGTCCGCTATCGCCAGCAGGCAATCGCCGCTCGCGAGGAACTTGCGCGCTCCAGGGCGCAGTTTGAAGAGGAGCTGGCGTATGAGCGTGAGCTGGAGCAACATCGTGAATACGAGTACTACGCGGAGATTCGCGCCCAATTGGATGAGTTGCGCTTCCAATTGGAGGATCTGACGGGGCAGCTTTTCGACGAACCCACGATGCTCGAAGCCCGCGCAACCAGGGTGCATGAGCTGGAGTCTTCTGAGGAAGAGGAAGCAGAGTCTTCTTCGGAACCCAAGGAACCGGAAACGCCTGGCTACCCCTCCACGTGGGCGACGAATCCCAGCGGGCCGGTGTCGGCCTTCTTGCTGCCCGAGGAGGACAACAGCGAGACCCGCGAATTCAGCATCGCGGATATCAAGAAGGAAGCAGAGCCTGAGGAACCAGAGGCGCCGGAAGAGCCAGCGGAGTCTGAGCAGCGCCGTTTCGATACCGGCAGTTTCACGGCGGTGCCGTGGGTGCAGCAAACGGCCCCGGAGCCTGAGCAGCGCCATGGTCGTCGGCGCCGCGATGAGCACCGCGAGGCCGTGAGCGTTGAGGAATTGTTGAAGAGGCAGCGCCAGTGA
- a CDS encoding DUF3180 domain-containing protein produces MKRTNVSSVLLVGVVAAAGMWIITRYFYASMINVPASVPMAEFLIAAVLAWAAIRVSQRVEKHQIGQDRSQLNPVTAAKLLAVGKAGAWTGALFGGAYVGRALYVVPKMGELVAAHDDVPLVLASVAGGLAMSAAGLWLERACSVPPPPNGEAVR; encoded by the coding sequence ATGAAGCGCACAAACGTATCTTCAGTGCTGCTCGTTGGGGTCGTGGCGGCAGCGGGAATGTGGATCATCACCCGCTACTTTTATGCCTCAATGATCAACGTTCCCGCCTCGGTGCCGATGGCAGAGTTCCTCATCGCCGCTGTGCTGGCGTGGGCGGCAATACGGGTAAGCCAGCGAGTGGAAAAGCACCAGATCGGCCAGGATCGCTCACAGCTCAATCCCGTGACGGCGGCGAAATTGTTGGCCGTGGGGAAGGCGGGAGCGTGGACCGGGGCACTCTTCGGTGGCGCGTACGTGGGGCGGGCGCTATACGTGGTGCCGAAGATGGGTGAGTTGGTGGCAGCGCACGATGATGTGCCCCTGGTGTTAGCTTCTGTGGCGGGTGGACTTGCGATGAGTGCCGCCGGTTTATGGCTGGAGCGAGCCTGTTCGGTGCCGCCGCCTCCAAACGGAGAGGCGGTGCGGTAA
- the folP gene encoding dihydropteroate synthase — translation MGILNVTKDSFSDGGRYLDPSIAIQHAEAMVDRGADIIDIGGESTRPGAVRVQENKERERVVPVIEALTQRGLITSVDTMRASVAAAAAEAGVSMLNDVSGGLADPEMLSVAADTGLPICLMHWKADRFGDAAGAADHGGDVVADVHRHLDARVEAALEAGVKSENIILDPGLGFAKTAQDNWALLHALPSFIQRGHRVLLGASRKRFLAALRSSDEGWADTATAAVSAIAAQQGVWCVRVHDVAGSRDAVNVAQRWNEGA, via the coding sequence ATGGGCATCTTGAATGTCACCAAGGATTCCTTCTCAGATGGGGGACGCTACCTCGATCCCTCCATTGCCATCCAGCACGCTGAGGCGATGGTGGACCGCGGTGCAGACATCATCGATATCGGTGGAGAGTCCACTCGCCCCGGAGCCGTGCGCGTGCAAGAGAACAAGGAGCGCGAGCGTGTGGTGCCCGTCATCGAGGCGCTGACGCAGCGAGGATTGATCACTTCGGTGGATACGATGCGCGCCAGCGTTGCCGCCGCCGCCGCTGAGGCTGGGGTGAGCATGCTCAATGACGTCTCCGGTGGCCTGGCTGATCCCGAGATGCTCTCGGTTGCGGCAGATACGGGGCTGCCTATCTGCTTGATGCATTGGAAGGCGGATCGCTTCGGCGATGCCGCCGGTGCCGCCGATCATGGCGGGGACGTGGTGGCCGATGTGCACCGGCACTTGGACGCGCGTGTGGAGGCTGCCCTGGAAGCAGGAGTGAAATCAGAGAACATCATTCTGGATCCGGGCCTCGGCTTTGCCAAGACTGCCCAAGATAACTGGGCTTTATTGCATGCGTTGCCGAGCTTCATCCAGCGCGGACACCGGGTGCTGCTGGGCGCTTCGCGCAAGCGCTTCCTCGCGGCTCTGCGATCCAGTGATGAGGGCTGGGCCGATACGGCCACCGCTGCTGTGTCGGCCATCGCTGCGCAGCAGGGCGTATGGTGTGTTCGAGTCCACGACGTGGCGGGCTCACGCGACGCCGTCAATGTGGCTCAGCGATGGAATGAGGGGGCCTAA
- the folE gene encoding GTP cyclohydrolase I FolE: MAIDQARAEAAVRELLIAVGEDPDREGLLETPARVARAYAEMFAGLHEDPTEVLSKTFSEDHRELVLVRDIPIYSTCEHHLVPFFGVAHIGYIPGESGKVTGLSKLARLVDMFAKRPQVQERLTSQVADALVDKLQAHSVIVVIECEHLCMAMRGIRKPGATTTTSAVRGGFQRNAASRAEALSLIRG, encoded by the coding sequence GTGGCTATCGACCAAGCACGCGCTGAGGCTGCAGTCCGCGAACTGCTCATCGCCGTGGGGGAGGATCCAGACCGCGAAGGGCTGCTGGAAACTCCCGCGCGCGTAGCTCGCGCCTATGCGGAAATGTTCGCGGGACTGCACGAAGATCCCACCGAGGTGTTGTCCAAGACCTTCTCGGAGGATCACCGCGAGCTGGTGCTCGTGCGTGACATACCCATCTACTCTACGTGCGAACACCACTTGGTGCCGTTTTTCGGCGTAGCCCACATCGGCTATATCCCTGGAGAAAGTGGCAAGGTCACTGGGCTGTCTAAGCTTGCTCGGCTGGTGGATATGTTTGCCAAGCGCCCACAGGTGCAAGAGCGCCTGACCTCCCAGGTAGCGGACGCGCTTGTGGATAAGCTGCAGGCTCATTCGGTGATCGTGGTAATTGAATGCGAACACCTATGCATGGCGATGCGCGGGATTCGCAAGCCCGGTGCCACCACCACTACTTCCGCGGTTCGCGGAGGGTTTCAACGTAACGCGGCCTCCCGTGCTGAGGCCTTGAGCTTGATTCGAGGCTAA
- a CDS encoding dicarboxylate/amino acid:cation symporter yields the protein MKLTSFGAQVIYGLIIGVILGIFAKNMGDGNWLATLLDTLGSDYVALLKVLIPPLVITAVVTSIANLRQVTNAARLAAKTLIWFAITAFFSVLAGILVGLVFKPGLNGGIEGTAEAPSAVGSWWAFLNGIIPHNILGLEANTKLVDDAASTSLSFSVLQLLVISIAIGIAAIKVGEKAEPFIAFNQSLLEIIQKVLWWIIRLAPIGTAALIGTAVATYGFDAMGALGKFVLTIYVGLAIVLGVIYPIALKTNGISVLHFYRKVWPVTSLGFVTRSSMGVMPVTEQTTERMGVPQSFASFAVPLGATTKMDGCAAVYPAAAAIFVSQFYGVPLNFTDYILIVLVSVLGSAATAGTTGATVMLTLTLSTLGLPLEGVGLLLAIEPIIDMGRTAVNVTGQALVPLIVSKRENILDQEQFDREVEPVAA from the coding sequence ATGAAGCTCACCAGCTTCGGCGCGCAGGTCATCTACGGCCTCATCATTGGCGTCATCCTTGGCATATTCGCCAAAAACATGGGCGACGGCAATTGGCTCGCCACCCTCTTAGACACCCTCGGCAGTGACTACGTCGCCCTGCTGAAAGTCCTCATTCCCCCACTCGTCATCACCGCGGTGGTGACCTCCATTGCCAATTTGCGGCAGGTCACCAACGCCGCGCGTTTAGCCGCCAAGACGCTGATCTGGTTCGCCATCACCGCGTTCTTCTCAGTACTCGCAGGCATTCTTGTCGGCCTCGTGTTCAAACCGGGCCTCAACGGCGGCATCGAAGGCACCGCCGAAGCCCCGAGCGCCGTCGGCTCCTGGTGGGCATTCCTCAACGGCATCATTCCCCACAACATCCTTGGGTTAGAAGCAAATACAAAGCTTGTCGACGACGCCGCTTCCACCTCGCTGAGCTTCTCCGTGCTCCAACTGTTGGTCATCTCCATCGCCATCGGCATCGCAGCGATCAAAGTGGGAGAAAAGGCAGAACCGTTCATCGCGTTCAACCAGTCCTTGCTGGAGATCATTCAGAAAGTTCTGTGGTGGATTATCCGCCTGGCCCCCATCGGCACCGCAGCGCTCATCGGCACCGCGGTTGCCACCTATGGCTTTGATGCCATGGGCGCTTTGGGCAAGTTCGTGCTCACCATCTACGTGGGCCTCGCCATCGTGCTGGGCGTTATCTATCCAATCGCACTGAAGACCAATGGTATCTCCGTGCTGCACTTCTACCGCAAGGTGTGGCCCGTGACCTCACTGGGCTTCGTTACCCGCTCCTCCATGGGTGTTATGCCCGTCACCGAGCAGACCACCGAGCGCATGGGCGTGCCGCAATCCTTCGCCTCATTCGCTGTGCCCCTGGGCGCCACCACCAAAATGGACGGCTGTGCCGCTGTGTACCCCGCCGCCGCAGCGATCTTCGTATCGCAGTTCTACGGCGTGCCCCTGAACTTCACCGACTACATCTTGATCGTGCTGGTATCTGTGCTTGGCTCCGCCGCCACCGCCGGCACCACCGGCGCCACCGTGATGCTCACGCTCACGCTCTCCACGCTGGGCTTGCCTCTGGAAGGCGTTGGCCTTCTGCTCGCCATTGAGCCCATCATCGACATGGGCCGCACCGCAGTAAACGTCACGGGCCAAGCACTCGTCCCGCTCATCGTTTCCAAGCGAGAGAACATCCTGGACCAGGAACAATTCGACCGGGAAGTCGAACCCGTGGCTGCCTAG
- the folK gene encoding 2-amino-4-hydroxy-6-hydroxymethyldihydropteridine diphosphokinase, translating into MRAVLSIGSNLGDSAALLRTVAEHFGGELVGASHLYSTPPWGVEDQPDFLNAVLVVDVEGTPEALLARCQELEQQAQRVREQRWGPRTLDVDIVQIRCAGEELLSKDPRLTLPHPRAHLRAFVLEPWFEVEPEATLRAKPLAVWLESVDCSDIRKVEPL; encoded by the coding sequence ATGCGAGCGGTGCTTTCCATCGGATCCAATCTGGGCGATTCCGCGGCTCTGCTGCGCACCGTGGCGGAGCACTTTGGCGGCGAGCTGGTGGGAGCCTCGCATCTATATTCCACGCCGCCGTGGGGCGTTGAAGATCAACCGGACTTCCTCAACGCCGTGCTGGTGGTCGACGTGGAAGGCACGCCCGAAGCGCTACTAGCGCGATGCCAAGAACTGGAACAGCAGGCGCAGCGTGTCCGCGAGCAACGCTGGGGACCGCGCACATTGGACGTGGATATCGTGCAGATCCGCTGCGCAGGTGAGGAGCTGTTGTCCAAGGATCCGCGGCTCACACTGCCTCACCCGCGTGCGCATCTTCGCGCATTCGTGTTGGAACCATGGTTCGAAGTGGAACCGGAAGCAACCTTGCGCGCAAAGCCGCTTGCGGTGTGGCTTGAAAGCGTTGATTGTAGTGATATTCGAAAGGTAGAACCCCTATGA